The following nucleotide sequence is from Bactrocera oleae isolate idBacOlea1 chromosome 2, idBacOlea1, whole genome shotgun sequence.
TGACGAAAAAATAAGAACTACAGCCGAAGGAGCAACGGTGGCAAAGTTGAAAGTGGTAACGAATGGCAAACAAAATGCTGGAGGGGGAGAAACGTTCAGGCTAAGTAATAGCAAAAACGGAAAGGAGCAAACAAGACAAGCAGTTGAAAAAGTGGATGCATCAACTAACAtcccaacaacagcaacagttaTGGTACACAAAAGCAAAGCGTTGAAAAGTTTCGTTACTGTTGAGCTAGCTCAAGAGGAAAGGAAGATAAAAAGTGGTCACAAAGAAAATGTCACCCCAGAGTCAACAGCCACGATAACAACAGACTTTGCGGATGTGTCTCAAAATGTAGTCGGTGGTGATATAAAGGAGCTGGAGGCCTTGCTGGTCGAATATgcggaaaattttttcaacctAGCCCAATATGAGCCTTCTAATGAACTGGTAAATACTTTACAAAACAATCACACAACGGACGGTGGCTCGTACAAAGAGCGTCCGACACGGCATGCCGACGCCAACGCCAATCCATATCATCACCGTCACCACCACTTGCAGTACCAGCCGCATTCACTGCCGGCCGTTGTGCGTCAGTCAGATGGCAATGTGAGTGTGAATATACCGCGTGCCTTAGAATCTGGAAGGCTGCTCTTCTTTTCAGGTGCATTTTAATGTGTTCATTGCATACATTCCGATAATTAATTGCTTTTTCTGCTAACCACTTTTCATAGGTTTGAAAAAGGCATTATGGCCAGTGTATATAGGCTTGCAGGTGctgaaatcattgcttttggcTTTGTTCATGCCGGTATTGATTGGCTCATTCAGCAAATTCCTGGGCAAGGGTAAGTGTAGCTCAACGCGTACGAGTGAGAGTTAAATATTCGGGACAAAATTGCAATTCCGCGCCCTAGTAgctttgttattgctattgttttaATGACTAAAACATCTGGCCTAAATGGCACAAAGGTACTTGATGATGTgtaatttcaatgttaattaGCTTCAGTGTCTTGAAGAAATACTGAAGCAATTtagaaaatgaataaaaatcgTTGCTTTTGGCCATTTTCATATTGTCGTGTTAACCCGGCAACAAATTAAGTTAACTGGgctttttacacttttaaattGACTGGACTGCTCTAAGCAAGGTTTAACTTCCGTAATTGTTAGAGTTCTAACAATGGCGGTGAGGCCAAAGACATTTTCTTCTCACTGTTCTAGACAGAGATATAAACATTAAAGTTAAACAAATTGGGTAGAATTGATATTAGCCGCCTCAACAAATTTTGTGACAGGTCACAGCGCTTTGTCAATACTGACTGACATTGCCACAGATCTCCTGCCCACGTAACTACGATGGAGTGTTCGAGGTTAGCATTGTATAGGAAGGCTATTTTCAATCGATCATTCGAAATGTTTGGGTTACGATCTCGCATTTGAATTGACTAACTTTTGTAATCGCTAGGGGACGAGATATGGGCTATCTTAAGAGCATGACAATGATAAACATAGAGAGTTGTTGCTCACAATTTCTTCTTTATGATCCGTGCGTCGCAAAATCTCACTTGTGATTCGTATCATTGACCCATTAACTAGTAGTCCTGATTAAGTGTTTATGTTGAGtctaaatgcaacaaaaaatcaatGTAACATCATTCGAAATTGCCACACCAACTTAGTCGGTTCGCAACATTGGATGGTATGCCTTGAAACTTCAGTGTTTGTAAGCAGTGTTGTATCTGCCATTCCATACGTTGGGCGTGCGGTCATTTTCATGGTTGCTGATGATGAGTTGTTGTAAATGGAATTATTACAACAAGTGGTTctgtaaacatttttgaaagaagttgtcaaaaaaattttaatgcctCTAGTAATGACAATGTGGAttgctgcaacattttcaatgcaACATTCACACCGGAACATCTcccagcatacatacatacatatttatatataataacaacagTAAAATCTGAGAAAAGTACGAAAACTTTTAGTTGTccgtataataaattaaaatgtaaaattgcaagAATTTGTTCATCTGTTCTTTAGGCATCGTCTCGGGTTCTGCGCCGCTCTTCATACGTCCGCCGGATACGCCTCAGGATTTAGATTTCCGTGATAATACCATCAATTTTGACGATGACAAGTTCGCCGCCGTCGAGGAGGCCACAAAAGAGGATGGCTATGCCTACAATCAAGCGGGTAAGTTtagctaaattttattatatttttttattttactctgaACTGTCATTCGCAGAGGCCTCGCAAACACACTATACTTACAATGCGGCAGGTGGCATAAATCGCATtgaacaacaaaacaaaatgccaGACAGCTATTTGAGTGCATTACAGACCATCGGCTCCGCGTCGTTTAAAAATTCCGGTTCGCTCTCGGGCAGTTTCTCTGGGGGAGGACTAGGCGGAGGGGGCCTCGGCGCACCAATGCGTACAAAACCAATTGCACCAGCAAACACCAACACTTTCCAGACTTTCCAAAAGGTGCCAGCCTCGTCGCTACTGCTTTCCAACTACGACCCCTTCTACAGTCCATTGCTCTCACGCTTGGATTCTGTTTTCGcacaattgaaattaaattccgACAACGAGAACTGTCGTGAAAAGCTGATTTGTCTAATGTACGCAAATCCAGCGAAATATGCGCCCTATAGTAACCTAGTGTCTGCGCAATTATCGCGGTAAGTTTTGTCTGAAAATTATATGTATGACGTGTAGGAGTATGAAACACAATTGACGatgcctaaaagtaggcaataTATTTATCTTACATAGCTTTCTCTTGATCGGAGCGCAAGTTCAAATTTGATGGTGTGGTTGAGAGTCTATATATAAGTAGTACGATTCCTCACTCTCACCAAGTatgatttataaattaaaactgTTTTGTAAAGCGGTAGCAAGTACATGGCTCCTATGAGGTTAAAAATATTGCAGAGTTTTAACGATTTGCACAAAACTGAGTTTTCTAGGAAACCTCAATactgaaatattaacaagtgttaaaatatttaactgttAAGTATCATTTTTCATTTGGTTTATTtggtttgttttgcttttttgcaGTGAGTTGAATGAGCTGCGCAAACCAACCTCtgataatgcagatattttgAGATTCTTCAAGTATATGCGCGCCGCCAAGGACGGGCAGGATGGCATTGATTGTGAAAAATCGTTTGATCGTTGTCAGGAATTTAAAGATTTCGAGAATCCAGCCATGGTCTCAACATAtcacgatattaacaaattggTATCAGCACGAAAATTGGCGTAGATGGAGGTGAACCGTCATCTTGATAAGGGTTAGCAACCGCAAAAGCGAAGCTGGCAAACGTGAAGAAGACAAAATGGATAAGCGTAAACGAAAATGATTAACGTTCGAGAATTGAGGGCATTGGCATTAAAAATTCAGATTTGCAGGTGTACAAGTTTTGTATgaactatacatatatttaaatagactGTTAGAGGAAAAGCCAAATCGAGAATAAATTAatcttgtacaaaaaattcacgCATCCTTAAGTTCGTtggctaaaaatattattcaataaaaaagtttacaaaaactttagcacatagtttcataaatattattcgagttttttgattatttttgcaaatacttTAAAGTAAACAACTGAAAGCCGCTACGAATTTATTaatcaacaataaaatttaataataataaaaatcaaaactcaatgaaaaaaggaaaaaaaaatacttgtaaatacTTGAGCATACATATTTAGCATGAAACTTAATCtacgtatatttatttttaaattaatttatctaatatttttaacttatttatttttatttattaatttacttacATCTAACATATATGATACATATAGTAAATAGTTAGTaaagtttttgaataaattatttacgCCGTTTGCTCTGGGGCAAGTGCTGGCATAAGTAACAATCctatgtatatactaatatatatatatatatatgtgtatatatatgtgcgtctcatataaaatttcttctgaaccaaatataatttgaaatttgagtTAGACTTTAATTGCATGTAATTGTGTTAAAAGCGAAATGACCTCAAGCTATTCGACAGAATAATTTCATCGTAAAACTTCTAAGCTATGGCACTTAAACTATAAAATCtttgaaatagaaaatttaagtatatttgtatctagtttaattgaaacattttattttagcttaCACGTAAAACGAACTTTGTTATTAATTGTGTTGtttttatagatatttattttaatatcagaTCTATTAAATTCTTTATATTGATCATTGTTATGCTTCATAATTATAATAGTCTATTGccaataaaatttagtaaaaatttaacggaaatatcattcaataaatagtacttattttcttaaatgaaGTACACCttctatttttttacaatatctgtataaatttttatattaggatACCAAAAACCATGACATACAGCAAGTTTCCGATTAACTAAAAATCCTCCATATAAAAAGCGTTTGTCGAATTGTTGAAATATTTGGAATAGTTCCAACtatgaaaaatacaaattttatgttataaaggAAACGAACACTAGATACGTACATGTACGTGAAGTAGTCTACGTAAGAATAATAATCACATGAACTATCGTATTTATTTTACGAGTTGTTCGTTCAATATATTAAAgttatacataatatacttgtatataggccGATTTTATTATTGAAGAAAGCTTCCGtaaattatattaagtatacCTGTCCGGTTTTGACACGATTGAACAcgaggattactttgaaggggattCCTTTTTGAGCCTCCAGCTCCAGTAGTCTATTTATACTCACGCACTATGTAATCGTAAGTCTGATGTAAAGTATACAGGAATACAGAAGGAAGTGGCTTCTAAGGCTTAAAAGTTGGCGTGAACCCGCCTTCTAAttggtttaatataatataccatacatatcgCATAAATGATGGATGATGGAATGAAATTGGTCCATGTATTatctagtatacatacatatattaaacataaatttaaatacatttgtaaataataaaattacgcTGATGACGTTACATATATCATTAACATTTCTGTGAAGGGAAATAACATCACATAGATGGAACTGGTTCTTTTCGTGCAAAAGTGAGTTTATTTTGTAGACCATTCAGAAGCTAGAGCAGAAAGACTGCttataataaactatttgcTCTCTCATCTTCAATATTGATCAAGATTATCTTGTTATAATTTCTGGACCTCATTTGGGACGTCATTTGGAAACACCTTtagcattttctaatatttggtaACAATTGCTGCGATTCATATGTCGATTCACAAAAGATCGTTTCTAGTGGTGGTGCTTTAATTAGtggtaattttatatatatctgGCGTTATAAAACTAtggaaatgttatttgtttaacACATCTGTTAGCCTCAACATGTGATTAATTAATGTACGCTTAAAACCTAAAAAGTTTGACCGCAGGCGACCCAGATAAAGTTCAGTCTCATCCGATTGAATGTCACGCGTTCAATAACTGCCCGAAGCGAAAACTCATAacagcttataatatttaaatatgtaattcGCTGGACCCACTTGAAAATCTATGAAAAACCCAACAGAGGACATGAGTAACGAACCCAGTGGGCGTGTTGCAACAGCTGTGACAAACGGCAGCAATCGAGAGCTACAGCTACAGCCACAAGGCATTAATCTCGCCACTCGCGAACCAAAGTGGAAATATGGAAAGGTAAATGAGCTACAAAGGCCGAAGGAGATAATGAACCCAGTTGTCTGAGGAAAAAGTAAATGTGGTACAATTTGAGACAACTGCCGAGCATGCAAGTTGTTACGAAGCACGTgtaagtttgtgtgtgtgtatgcatgaaAACAGCCAATCTCGCAGTGCGATGCGGTAACAATAATTGGCGATTATTCACCACAGGCCAAACACATTTAGCCGAGGTGCAGACAAACAGCAAGTTAATGAATAACAGTGAATAAGTTTTGAGTTGTATGACTTCAGTTGAATGGATGGCAAAGCGTAAAGACGATTGAGTTGAAGGGATTACATaatttcatgtatgtatgtatgcaactgTTGCGCCTATGCGTTTCGTATTTTCCCACCTAGCGTGACTCATCCTCACCGCTAATACACTGTGAACATGTTTTCCGATCAGCTGTCGCTTATTGTCGCATTAATTCCATTCCGTCGTATACGGCTTTGAACGAAGGCATCAAGGCTGCGGCGGTGTGTAATTCAACCTGACCGAATGTTTTTGGTGGGTTTTCTCAAGGTGCAAGCTGGGCTCATGCGACGCTGCAAGAGTTAACGTCACACGTCTGCAGACACCATACACTTCACTAGGCAAGCAATGGGAAATCGAATAAAAGGAAACGACTAAAAATACGCAGAAAACAATCAAAACAAACAATTAACAACCTACCGCAACTGACTTGCTGTCGTTATTGTTATACTCTCggaacttgttgctacagagtataatagttttgttgtttgttgttgttaaaactaatcgagttagatgtaaggttatgtatttataaatgatcaggatgaagagacgagttgaaatccggatgactgtctgtctgtccgtccgtccgtccgttagtccgtccgtgcaagctgtaacttgagtaaaaatttagatatctttatgaaacctggtacacatgtttcttggtaccgtaagatggtttGTATTgctgatgggcgtaatcggaacactgccacgcccacaaatcgccatcattcaaaaacaaataaatttccataactaaactccacaataagatataaACGCTGTTtcttggtatacaggatcagcagttaaagtttttaagtgggcgtggtcctatcccctaataaatttaatgtgtatatcttctaaaccgccaaagctataataacaaaattcactggcagcaaatttttttagcagctCTATCGACAGTGAAAATCGGGTTGCAAtctcgcccactccccatataacggtactgttaaaaactactaaaagcgcgataaatcaagcactaaacaagccagagaaattaaaatttatctctgggatggtataagaggattttataggaaccatgTTCAAAactagatagtgggcgtggcaccgcccactttaaggtgaaaacccatatcttgagatctgcttaaccgatttcacccaaattcggtacataatattcctcTCATATATCAATGTTATAGTACAAAAATGGGAAATCGGACGACAACtacgcttatttcccatataacaagcTTTTAAATTCCGtcagattctttcactttatagTATACAAAtgaaacatcaataaagttaacAAGTAAAGTTACAAATAAATCGCACTATAACTTGTGCCAGAAATGTGTAAAATCagcctcatatacctaatataaataatttcgaaCCTCCGGTTCACTTTAAAACGCACCTACCggtcttaataaaatttagacAGAATCTCTTTCAAATAACAGTCTACATtttttagtttgatataaagttttgctaaaaCCTATCGGTGTTCCTCCGGCTtggttccttgcaagttgcaagagtatgaaatggtcgattacacccgaactttgcTCTTCCTTACTAGATTAAGTTTGGGTTTGTACTTTATTTcggctgatgttgttgttgttttcgcaaTAATGCGCATCACAGTGACGCTTTAACGTCGCGCTAAATCTTTGGCTATTAtcgtttcttttgttgttgttagttttagttttttcggCGTTTAATTTCTCACTGTGTCAACTGCTTGGCTTACTTTGATTTTGCGCCTTCACATGCTTATTCCTCTACCCTTTGCAATTATAGATTTCTCGATTTCGGTTTTACCAACTCCACAACTCAGCGTCATTGTTTCTtcgtttcaaaacaaaaatcgcTCTTTCGCATTGTGATCCAGTAAATCTTAGGTTTTCATATAAATTGCTTACGGTCGCTTGGCGTTGGCACAGTTCATTTGTAGAGCCAGCGGTGCAAAGTAGTGGTAGACGCATAACCGTCGAAGGATATTTTATGAAAACCCCTAAACgattaaaatcaacaacaaaaggTGAGCAGTCGTCTTAAAACTTAGTGCATTGAAAgtgttttattatgtttttgaaaaaaataattttttttgttacctCGCAAACTTTCAGTGAGGATTGTGTAATAAGCTAATGAACAATTGTTGTATTTTATGAATGTTGTGGATAGAAGTGATTAAATAACAGCGATTTCTGGCAATTATTGAATTCCTTGAGCCATTTTAATCGTTATTTCATTGaacaaaaattgctaaaaaggaaaatttttttttgtagtatttCGTAAATGCAaatttgacatcgaaattaaaaccctcatttttattttgaaatatattataaaaaaccgGTTGGCGAATAATTCTTAGAAATCCCTTTGAAAAGTctatttgtgtatttatgtaattaattttattttttattaaacagaCATGACTAATTTGTTGCTGAAGGTATTGCAACAGCTCTTCATAAAATCGTTGTGTATGCACGGTTCGCACAACAGTCGGCTCTTTGTAATCGAAACGgacctaaatttttattttcctctTAAAATCCTTCTTTAAATTCCTCACATACTGTTGAGGAAGGTTTTCTGCCCAACAACCAAATTACAACTTTTCCGaagacaaaaaattgtttttttttttgtttacagtgTAATTGACTGAAATGTTTCACAAATTTTTCAGGTTACTTATTGCATTAAAGTTTTCACTAAGTgtaaacatttataacaaatgtaATAGTCTAATTGATGAAATTGAAAAGACGAACTTAAGTGCGGTATAACACTAAAAAACGCTGGACtaggaaaccaattttatttgtataggGTTTGTATTGTAATTTCTTCTAAACTTCCCACTATTGTGTTACAACTTCCCCTTCCTGCAACCAAAACTCAACCCAACCTCAAACTCACCTCAATAATGGTAGATAATTGTTGCCACGAAAACGAGTGAATGTTAATGTGTCAGATACTAGAGAGTATTTCATAATAATGCCAATATAAAGATATCATACATAAACAAAACTAATAATTGCTGTTGCAACCCGATGAAATTGCGAAAGAAGGTCGGCCCCGAACGAGTGAGAGATGAAATCTCGCAAACAATTAcaaagaaaattgcaaaaacaaaccTGAACACAAGCGCAGAAATAAAGAGGTCGTCAATGCTTCTGTGAACACTGGCAATGAAAACGAAAGCTTTCCAAAGAAGCCAGCgttaaataaagataaaaataatatatgggCACACACAACAAAAaggaaagcaaaataaataaagctgtGAGTAAAAATTGGTAGCTATCAGTGTGTCGGTGTAACGGTCGGTGGACGGAAGAGTTGTGCTCGTAACGCAGTGTGGACTGTAAATGGGCGATCATTTAGCGTCATTTgcgacatgtgtgtgtgttcgtgaaTGTGTGAATGGTCACCTACTTCAGACGTTTGCGGTTGCGCAATGCAAACGATTCAGTATGCGAACTTCAATATAAAAGATATACAAATAGCCGCAACTTGTAAATATTCATAAGCATTTGCTGACCTTCGTCTGTAATAGgtgaaatattaattaaatagtaCATCGTATTTTTATCAAAAGTAAAGTTCGCTACTATTTGACATTGAATAGTCGAAATAAACACATTACAAATGCAGATATTCAGCTTTAATTTATGCTTTCTATGGAAATGCTTGATGAGccacaataaaacataaaaataaacattttcagtACGCATCATTTCGCTCGAAATACAAATCACcaattattttagtatattttgcgagaacataaatttcaaaatatatattataattagagCGAACcgaatttagtatttttatttagttttgaaaaattctttttaattcctaaaaaataattaattgaaattaataaattcatttcaGTCGTTGTGGTATTTGTTTTACTGTTATCTGCTGCAATGAGTAATTACAAAACGCACGAAATTATGGATACAATTCaactaataattttcaaatgaaatctTTAACAGTTATGCAATACAATACATAGCTTCTAAGAAAAACTCTGTATGggtttttacttttacttttacttacTTTTCCCCCATAGATaacatatatctgtatatgcATATCTGGATgatggaaaactatttcataaaaaatattggaaatgtTTACCATAAggctctataaaatatatgtatgaatgatcAGTATGACAAGCGAAAATGCCacatttgtctgtctgtctgtatacatatgtacttggatggaaaacgtttttattagacgagatatcttcatgaaatttcgcGTGGGTTATTTTCCAAGGCAGTGCAgtccccgaagaaattgttcagatcgaacaattatagtatatagctgccatacaaactgaccgatcaaagtcaagttcttgtatggaataatgtttatttgtgaagagcttaggtgcaaccgaagttaacgttttcctttgctttttgtaaaatACTGCAAACGTACATTTGTGCTGCTTAATCAAGTCAAACATCAatgatataaaatgaaaaactgcacttttttattgcataattttaggcaTTTTAGCTGTGTTACAAGATAAGCTGAATCGCGTGTCTTCATTGCGTAAGCATTAGTAAGATATGGAACATAATTTTAGGCAAACCGGCATTGAAGTAGCTTAGTTTTTGCTTGTGCACGTCCAGTGAATTGGAAAGCTCACAATTATTGATGAATAATCACTACCGTTTCATTTCGCTTGTGAACAGTGgtgttaaaaagtttttattcagTGCTAAACAACTTTTATGTAACTTTAAGTCGAATATGGTACAAACAAACAGGCTGTTCAGAAGAGCactaaataatatacataaccTAAATTACTCGTTGACTCTGCAATGCAGCCGTTAACTATTAATCACACTCAGAgctaaaatttgattaaattttgaaaGTCAAGAACTTCCatttattaaattgccattGATTTACTTGGTAACGAAAAACTTCGCACCCAATAGAAATTTCCAAGCAATTACAGCATAACATCACATCAAATAACCCTTATGCCGCTCCTGAAATAGTTCGTTGACAAAGTTGTatgtaaaaagtttaattgGTCGAAATTCTGCCGGTCTGGAAATTCAAGAAGCGAGCATTCTTAAATTTACCTTGAAAACAATTTGCCAAGTACCTCGAGCTTTTGCAGACATCTGTgataaattttgtcattgtgATGACACTCTTGAGTGAAGAATGCGCTAAAGATATTCACTTAAGTTCATACCGTTACATACGGGTGTTTCGTGCGGATATTAAAAGATGTTTTGGAACTATTTTAACGAAATAATGCGAGGACATTATAGGCATTTGTTGCAACTGCTGTAAATTCAAGGACTTACATATTAGtgagaacatacatatgtatatcttttaaattttattctaacCGATATACAATACACCCAAAAGTATATGATATTTGGACCGTTTACAAAAAGTTTTTGGAAGGGGATTCTACTAAAGAGTTCAATGCTTCAATGATTGATTTCCATGTAGCGGTAGGCATCTTTATTCTCCCGCCTACCAGCGAAAACAACTTCttattaaatttacttattattattacaaaaattagatTTTGTATTGCTACAACAGATTTATGccattatttgaaattcacaacaGTTTCGTTGAACGTATGCAATAAGTAATCTCTCGCCGGCCTTGTGGTGTGAtgctgaaaaattataataacattgAAGTGGTCAAAGTTCAATTCAGGAACTGTATTTTCTCACAAACGTACAGTCACACTTTTGAGACGAATAGTGCCAGAGCAGATATTGTGGGTTCAACGGCTTTAACCAGCGCTCTTACGCCGTCCACacattcaaacacacacacatccacataACCACCGCAACGGAgcaaaagtatttgtgtgtgtgtgtgtgggcgtTTATGCCGGCACGTAAACGCGCACGTTTATTCCATTCCACGATTGGAGATAAAAAGTTTGCGAAAGCAAATTATGGTAATGTTAGAAACGGAGAAAAGAAAGCATAAATGTGAAGAAATATGAAATCTCAGTCACATTAAGGCGCCAAGAGTTTGTGTAGCGGGAAACCTGAAAGTAAAAGTTTATGTTATGTTTATGTatcgacatacatatgtatgttaaagaaAACAACAATGACGTTGTTAAGAGCTTAGACGCAAATCAACGTCGCTTTTGAGAAGCATCTAAACATTTTAACTTCGGTAACAATTTTAACGCGCAGATTGTAAATAGATACTCGCCATGCTTTCGTTTTCGCTGGCTGCACCTGAAAGTGGCAAGCATTGTGGTCGCCTCGCTTTATGTCCACTTCAGGAAGCTTACATTATCATTATATTTCTGTGAACTCTAAGAAGCAAACTGTCATGACATATTTTGTTACTGCATTAGATATGCTTAGTAAAATTGGAAATTGTCGCTTTTGTttctaaaatttcatatttgcaACTCTTCGCTTCTTTTCTAAACAAAATGTATCTCATGGCCCATGCGCCCATAAACAACTATAAATAACTGTTGATTTTGATGGCAGTGATATTTATGAGCATAATACCAAGTACCATAAACGAGGCACTATCAACAACAAGTTGTCACGATGCAAATGGGagtaatttgttaatttgtgCGATTTCTTACAAGTCTTAACACAAATTTGCACAAcgaatatttttgccttt
It contains:
- the Osi24 gene encoding uncharacterized protein Osi24, with translation MAIGMHPRPNNLAKMSENIMTHTFYPKQKTITIVIHKTKFYNGKYECQQHRQRSNIVHTRKHVPQRQRLSRRTNPTIKSYVFSPSAQVRTPLLLTIAAFLMCHSGVIANATAVQTPHPHSEGIISTHSDTAGHRATRTAQYSQPLSIEGGKNNEDNNSFRPIIPKDISPEYIAQNVFTNGGQYRVFEPTDNGLRIQMALGQKVNSDDGVAVNVNTPIAQRNINMVRDISRVDEKIRTTAEGATVAKLKVVTNGKQNAGGGETFRLSNSKNGKEQTRQAVEKVDASTNIPTTATVMVHKSKALKSFVTVELAQEERKIKSGHKENVTPESTATITTDFADVSQNVVGGDIKELEALLVEYAENFFNLAQYEPSNELVNTLQNNHTTDGGSYKERPTRHADANANPYHHRHHHLQYQPHSLPAVVRQSDGNVSVNIPRALESGRLLFFSGLKKALWPVYIGLQVLKSLLLALFMPVLIGSFSKFLGKGIVSGSAPLFIRPPDTPQDLDFRDNTINFDDDKFAAVEEATKEDGYAYNQAEASQTHYTYNAAGGINRIEQQNKMPDSYLSALQTIGSASFKNSGSLSGSFSGGGLGGGGLGAPMRTKPIAPANTNTFQTFQKVPASSLLLSNYDPFYSPLLSRLDSVFAQLKLNSDNENCREKLICLMYANPAKYAPYSNLVSAQLSRELNELRKPTSDNADILRFFKYMRAAKDGQDGIDCEKSFDRCQEFKDFENPAMVSTYHDINKLVSARKLA